The following proteins are co-located in the Nonlabens ponticola genome:
- a CDS encoding YjjG family noncanonical pyrimidine nucleotidase yields the protein MSDFKNIEHIFFDLDHTLWDFDRNSKLTYAGIFKEENLDIDIEKFVQIYIPLNLKFWKMYRHNEISKEELRFQRLKTAFDSYGIEVDKVQIDHIADQYILKLPEHNHLFEGCLELLDGLKDRYQIHLITNGFDEVQEYKITNAGLKKYFAYMLTAETAGVKKPDLKIFEQAMKDTGATPFNSLMVGDSLEADVEGALAAGMQAVWFDPDKIDANYNGYRVERLSQIQELLS from the coding sequence ATGAGTGACTTTAAGAACATAGAACATATATTTTTTGACCTGGATCATACATTATGGGATTTTGACAGGAACAGTAAATTGACCTATGCAGGGATTTTTAAGGAGGAAAATCTTGATATAGATATTGAAAAGTTTGTCCAGATCTATATACCTCTCAATCTTAAGTTCTGGAAAATGTATCGCCATAATGAGATATCAAAGGAAGAATTGAGATTTCAGCGATTGAAAACAGCTTTTGATTCTTATGGAATTGAAGTCGACAAGGTTCAGATTGACCACATTGCAGATCAATATATTCTCAAACTACCTGAACATAATCATCTTTTTGAAGGATGTCTTGAGTTATTAGATGGTTTGAAAGATCGTTATCAAATTCATTTAATTACTAATGGTTTTGATGAGGTACAGGAATATAAAATTACTAATGCGGGACTCAAAAAATATTTTGCCTACATGCTGACAGCAGAAACTGCAGGTGTGAAGAAGCCAGACCTCAAAATATTTGAGCAAGCAATGAAAGATACTGGTGCAACGCCATTCAATAGCCTAATGGTAGGCGATAGTTTGGAAGCTGATGTTGAAGGAGCCCTTGCGGCTGGTATGCAAGCTGTATGGTTTGATCCAGATAAAATTGATGCTAATTACAATGGTTATCGCGTAGAACGAT
- a CDS encoding DUF7033 domain-containing protein, giving the protein MILIYCPDLTARKQYIFKHIFKRMMQTDYDVTSDLSAFVSHDGIKFSYGNKPLGDEMFIWSMGLLDEHGIDDHAIEMTFWDDLPAFFAAPETSSLPFDIFSAAFYLITRYEEYLPQVKDEYGRYSPQESVAYKNNFLALPLVDLWMNKLSSELSVGEITLSRKRNTHKKITFEIGSFYKYRHRGILVNLRSFSKSVRQLNLSRAVNQLRVLLNLAIDPYDNIQSILDVLRATISGRSLREQVIFFYHLGNFTGTDTGTTYKSKTYIEQIKHVGDYTNLGLRFSSNADQRQVLQEEKRFEELLKRPLGATMAAMSKISMPGHYKLLVDTKSVEDYSMGYVNMPGYRASTSQPFYFYDLDYEVQTPLVIKPYALHYNAIMMQTLDGQMASVRSVKNSLKHSGGNLTVQFYLEHFDSEINSHAMKILKYLIDE; this is encoded by the coding sequence ATGATTTTAATCTACTGTCCAGATCTAACTGCTAGAAAGCAATATATCTTCAAGCACATCTTTAAAAGGATGATGCAGACCGACTACGACGTCACATCAGATCTTAGTGCATTCGTTAGTCATGACGGTATCAAATTTTCATACGGTAATAAGCCGCTGGGCGACGAGATGTTCATCTGGTCCATGGGATTGCTAGATGAGCACGGCATCGACGATCACGCGATTGAGATGACATTTTGGGATGATTTACCTGCATTTTTTGCGGCGCCAGAAACGAGTAGCCTGCCATTTGATATTTTTAGCGCCGCATTTTATTTGATTACGCGCTATGAAGAGTACTTGCCGCAGGTTAAAGATGAGTATGGCCGTTACAGTCCACAGGAAAGTGTGGCATATAAGAACAACTTTCTTGCATTGCCGCTGGTTGACTTGTGGATGAACAAGTTATCGAGTGAGTTAAGTGTTGGAGAGATTACGCTTTCGCGAAAGCGGAATACCCACAAAAAAATAACCTTTGAAATAGGCAGTTTCTACAAATACCGTCATCGTGGCATCTTGGTAAACTTGAGGTCCTTTTCTAAGTCTGTGAGACAATTGAATTTGAGTAGAGCAGTCAATCAACTGCGCGTCTTACTTAATCTAGCCATAGATCCATATGATAACATCCAGAGTATTCTAGACGTTTTGCGTGCAACTATCTCTGGCAGATCCTTGCGAGAACAGGTTATCTTCTTTTATCATCTAGGAAACTTTACCGGCACCGATACCGGCACTACCTATAAAAGCAAGACCTACATTGAACAAATAAAGCATGTGGGTGATTATACAAATCTAGGGTTGAGGTTTTCTAGTAATGCTGATCAACGACAGGTGTTGCAAGAAGAAAAAAGATTTGAGGAATTGCTCAAAAGACCGCTAGGCGCTACTATGGCGGCTATGTCAAAAATTAGTATGCCTGGTCATTATAAGCTGCTGGTCGATACAAAATCAGTAGAGGATTACAGCATGGGTTATGTCAATATGCCTGGTTATCGTGCAAGCACCAGCCAGCCGTTTTACTTTTATGACCTTGACTATGAAGTGCAAACACCGCTAGTAATAAAGCCGTATGCCTTGCATTATAATGCGATCATGATGCAAACACTTGATGGGCAGATGGCTAGTGTACGTTCCGTAAAAAATAGTCTCAAACATTCTGGTGGCAACTTGACAGTACAATTTTACTTAGAACATTTTGATAGCGAGATCAATAGTCACGCTATGAAAATATTGAAATACCTCATTGATGAGTGA
- the radC gene encoding RadC family protein — translation MPDLPSYISIKDWSQEDRPREKLLKKGASALSEVELLAILLGSGTVSISAVDLSRQILNNADNSLQQLGLKSLKELQKHKGIGEAKAITIAAAMELGRRRAMELPEKITRISCSDDAFKLLQPSLGELKHEEFWILLLDNSHKVLDTHQLSKGGITATHVDTRLIYRKAIEMGAVALILAHNHPSGSLKPSAPDKHITQKIQEAGKMLDIKVLDHVIVTARDFYSFADNGIMP, via the coding sequence ATGCCTGATCTACCTAGCTACATATCTATCAAGGACTGGTCACAAGAGGATCGACCACGAGAAAAGCTTTTGAAAAAAGGCGCCAGCGCATTAAGCGAGGTAGAGTTGTTGGCCATTTTATTAGGATCTGGTACGGTGTCTATAAGCGCTGTGGATTTAAGCCGACAAATACTCAATAATGCAGACAATTCCTTGCAGCAATTGGGACTCAAAAGCCTTAAAGAACTGCAAAAGCATAAGGGAATAGGTGAGGCTAAAGCCATTACCATAGCAGCCGCAATGGAATTGGGTCGTAGGCGCGCGATGGAATTGCCAGAGAAGATTACAAGAATAAGTTGTAGCGATGACGCATTCAAACTTTTGCAACCGTCATTAGGTGAGCTCAAACATGAGGAGTTTTGGATTTTATTACTTGATAACTCACACAAGGTTCTGGATACCCATCAATTGAGTAAAGGTGGTATTACGGCAACACATGTCGATACACGATTGATTTACCGCAAAGCAATTGAAATGGGAGCCGTCGCATTAATACTAGCACACAACCATCCTAGCGGCAGCCTTAAGCCCAGTGCACCTGATAAGCATATCACCCAAAAAATTCAGGAAGCTGGAAAAATGCTGGATATCAAAGTGCTGGATCATGTTATAGTCACCGCAAGAGATTTCTACAGTTTTGCAGATAATGGGATCATGCCATGA
- the yaaA gene encoding peroxide stress protein YaaA codes for MKILLSPAKTLDYKSKLPTSRGTQPLFKEEAITINRKLERQTKADLQDLMSISAKLADLNHSRYQDFQEHFDKDNSRPAIYAFAGDVYSGFDAYSLDTDHLDKAQDSIRILSGMYGVLRPLDLIQPYRLEMGTDLSLGHDKNLYEFWNDRITAQLNSEMKDDELLVNLASNEYFKAINLDSQKGKLISPVFKDYKNDKLKIISFYAKKARGSMARFLVENDVSSLAGIHDFDVNGYRYSESHTEDELEPTFIR; via the coding sequence ATGAAAATCTTGTTGTCGCCAGCAAAGACGCTGGATTATAAAAGCAAACTGCCAACTTCTCGAGGTACTCAACCTTTATTTAAAGAAGAGGCAATCACCATTAATAGAAAACTGGAACGTCAAACTAAGGCAGACTTACAGGATCTTATGAGCATCTCTGCAAAACTTGCTGATCTCAACCACTCAAGATATCAAGATTTCCAGGAACATTTTGATAAGGACAATTCAAGACCAGCGATCTATGCCTTCGCTGGTGATGTGTACAGCGGATTTGACGCCTATTCACTTGACACTGATCACCTAGATAAAGCTCAGGATAGTATTAGAATTTTATCAGGTATGTATGGCGTGCTCAGACCATTGGATTTAATACAACCTTACAGGTTAGAAATGGGAACAGACCTGTCGTTAGGTCATGACAAGAATTTATATGAATTCTGGAATGATCGCATTACTGCGCAGCTAAATAGCGAGATGAAAGATGATGAATTACTTGTCAATCTTGCCAGCAATGAATACTTCAAAGCGATAAATCTTGATAGCCAAAAGGGAAAGTTGATATCGCCGGTATTCAAAGACTATAAAAACGATAAGCTCAAGATTATTTCTTTTTATGCTAAAAAGGCAAGAGGTAGCATGGCTAGATTTCTAGTTGAAAATGATGTTTCATCCCTAGCAGGTATCCATGACTTTGATGTTAATGGTTATAGATACAGTGAGTCTCATACAGAAGATGAGCTGGAACCTACATTTATCAGATAG
- a CDS encoding RluA family pseudouridine synthase → MADDNSNIDLHEHHHFVASDGQVPLRIDKFLMNFIENSTRNKIQAAIKDGSVRVNEQIVKSNYKVKPGDDIRVLLDHPPHENLLVAQNIDLDIMYEDDDLIVLNKPAGMVVHPGHGNYEGTLINALIYHFENLPNNSSNRPGLVHRIDKDTSGLLVVAKTEQAMSYLSAQFAAKTSKREYVAIVWGSFDEPIGTVEGNIGRHPKNRLQNTVWSGDDSDKGKPAVTHYEVMEDLGYVTLIKCKLETGRTHQIRVHMKHIGHTLFNDERYGGDKILKGTSFTKYKQFVDNCFKVLPRQALHARTLGFEHPTTRKWMDFESEIPQDMQACIDKWKAYATNSIELN, encoded by the coding sequence ATGGCAGATGATAATTCAAATATAGATCTTCATGAACATCATCATTTTGTAGCAAGTGATGGTCAGGTACCGCTGCGTATCGATAAATTCCTGATGAACTTTATCGAGAATTCTACGCGCAATAAAATTCAGGCAGCCATTAAGGATGGCAGTGTAAGAGTAAACGAGCAGATAGTCAAGTCAAATTATAAGGTAAAGCCAGGTGATGATATAAGAGTATTGCTAGATCATCCACCACATGAGAACCTTCTGGTCGCACAGAATATTGACTTGGATATCATGTATGAGGATGATGATTTGATCGTCTTGAACAAACCAGCTGGTATGGTAGTACATCCAGGTCATGGAAATTATGAAGGCACGCTAATCAATGCACTTATTTATCACTTTGAGAACTTACCTAACAATAGCAGTAATCGTCCAGGATTGGTACACCGAATAGATAAAGATACCAGCGGTTTGCTGGTAGTTGCCAAAACAGAACAGGCGATGAGTTATTTATCGGCTCAATTTGCCGCCAAAACGAGTAAACGAGAATACGTAGCGATAGTTTGGGGATCATTTGATGAGCCCATCGGCACGGTAGAAGGCAACATAGGTAGGCACCCAAAAAACCGATTACAAAATACCGTATGGAGCGGCGATGATAGTGATAAAGGTAAACCTGCGGTAACCCATTATGAGGTGATGGAAGATTTAGGATATGTCACTCTAATCAAATGTAAGCTTGAGACTGGTCGTACTCATCAAATAAGAGTACATATGAAACACATAGGTCATACATTATTTAATGATGAGCGTTACGGTGGTGATAAAATTTTAAAGGGAACCAGTTTTACAAAATACAAGCAGTTTGTAGATAACTGTTTCAAAGTATTGCCTAGACAAGCACTACACGCACGCACTTTAGGTTTTGAGCATCCTACAACTCGCAAATGGATGGATTTTGAATCAGAAATACCACAGGATATGCAAGCTTGTATTGATAAATGGAAAGCCTATGCGACCAATAGCATTGAATTAAATTAA
- a CDS encoding PASTA domain-containing protein gives MNFIQFIFTKTFWVQVLLAIVLIVALCFGYLFWLDWYTNHDQKITVPNLERMTLSQVDASLEELDLRRQIIDSANFNPDYPPRSVIEQNPEAGRAVKENRKIYIKLNPSGYGKIPVPNVIFKTKRQAVPTLEALGFEIGDITYKSNIARDMVLEMRYNGEELKPGEQLRKASSIDLVLGDGNRPGATYEPASTGDDTTQDIDN, from the coding sequence ATGAATTTTATACAGTTCATTTTTACCAAAACCTTCTGGGTGCAAGTCCTTCTAGCAATAGTTTTAATCGTTGCGTTATGTTTCGGGTATTTATTCTGGTTAGACTGGTATACCAACCATGATCAAAAAATTACCGTTCCTAATCTTGAGCGTATGACCTTGTCTCAAGTGGATGCATCACTAGAAGAACTTGATCTGCGCAGGCAAATTATTGACAGCGCAAATTTTAACCCTGATTATCCACCGCGATCTGTGATTGAACAAAATCCTGAAGCAGGAAGAGCGGTCAAAGAAAATCGTAAGATTTACATAAAACTTAATCCATCAGGATATGGTAAGATACCTGTACCTAATGTGATTTTTAAAACAAAGCGTCAGGCCGTGCCAACGCTGGAAGCATTAGGTTTTGAAATAGGAGATATTACCTATAAATCTAATATAGCTCGAGACATGGTTCTAGAAATGCGCTATAATGGTGAAGAGTTGAAACCAGGTGAGCAGTTGCGCAAGGCCTCTTCTATTGATCTTGTCTTAGGAGATGGAAATCGTCCTGGCGCTACCTATGAACCAGCATCAACAGGCGACGATACTACACAAGATATTGACAACTAG
- a CDS encoding D-alanine--D-alanine ligase: protein MKNVAVIMGGYSSEKEISIKSGQIILDHLDSHKYHGYGINVTEDRWYHKTASGQEINVNKNDFSLTVDDEKIIFNCVYNTIHGTPGEDGKFQAYLEMIQIPQTSAASYQSAITFNKRDCLAVLKPWDILTGKHVYVNQEDYIDIDKIITQVGLPCFVKANRSGSSFGVSKVYHRDGFEKALETAFAVDNEIIIESFLDGMEISVGVYKLNDEIIALPPTEIVSENDFFDYEAKYEGKSQEITPARLDRSTTSIVQILSKRIYKILKLKGIARADFIFHNGEPHFIEINTNPGMSAESIVPQQIKAAGNTLKEFLSQIIEDTIKQHAK, encoded by the coding sequence ATGAAAAATGTAGCAGTTATTATGGGCGGCTACTCCAGTGAAAAGGAGATCTCAATAAAAAGTGGGCAGATTATCCTTGACCACCTTGATAGCCATAAGTACCACGGTTATGGAATTAATGTAACAGAAGATCGCTGGTATCACAAGACAGCTAGCGGGCAAGAGATTAATGTAAACAAGAACGATTTTAGCCTCACAGTCGATGATGAGAAAATAATATTTAACTGTGTTTATAACACAATCCACGGTACACCAGGAGAAGACGGTAAATTCCAGGCGTACTTAGAAATGATCCAGATACCACAAACATCTGCTGCTTCCTATCAGTCTGCAATCACATTTAATAAGCGTGATTGTCTTGCAGTTCTCAAACCATGGGATATTTTGACTGGTAAGCATGTTTATGTAAATCAGGAAGACTACATTGATATTGACAAGATCATTACTCAGGTAGGATTACCTTGTTTTGTAAAAGCCAATCGAAGCGGTAGCAGCTTTGGTGTGTCAAAAGTGTATCATCGTGACGGCTTTGAAAAGGCACTAGAAACAGCATTTGCCGTTGATAACGAAATTATTATCGAGTCGTTTTTAGATGGTATGGAAATATCAGTAGGCGTTTACAAGCTAAATGATGAAATCATTGCGTTACCACCGACTGAGATCGTAAGCGAAAACGACTTCTTTGACTACGAGGCCAAATACGAAGGAAAGTCTCAGGAAATAACACCAGCGAGATTGGATAGATCTACGACCAGCATCGTGCAGATCCTAAGCAAGCGTATTTATAAAATCTTAAAGTTGAAAGGTATAGCCCGTGCAGACTTTATCTTTCACAATGGCGAGCCACATTTCATTGAAATAAACACCAATCCTGGTATGAGTGCAGAAAGTATTGTACCACAACAAATTAAAGCAGCCGGAAACACACTTAAGGAATTCTTATCTCAAATTATTGAGGATACCATAAAACAACATGCTAAATGA